Genomic DNA from Actinomycetota bacterium:
CCTTGATCACGGCGAGGTAGTTCGATGGGGGTTGCATCTCGAGAGTCCTCCTCGTGGCTCCGGCCTGTCTACCTGGGGAAACGCCGTGCCCGAACCCTGGATCCTAACGCTTGAGTTGAGGTTTATTGTTATGTCAACCTCACCTACAAGGGCAGGACTCTAGCGTCAACCTGCTGGTCCGTCAAGTGTTACCGCACCTCGAGTTGATGCAACAGGTAGCACAAACCCGAAGAGGAGGTGGAGGGCTCGTGAGCCGTCTCGACCCGGGGGGTCGGCCGGGGGGGGAAGCTCAGGCGCCCGTGTCCGCGGCCGGCGTGGGCGATGGGCTTGCTCCTGCCCGTGGTGAAGCCGGAGGAGCGTCCCCCGAGCCCACCGCCGGGGCGAGCGGCGCCCGGAGGTCCACGTAGCCGACCTTCGTCCCGCTGCTCGACACCCACCGAAGGATCCCGGCCAGGGCCTGGTCCTTCACGGCGATGTCCGAGGCGTTGCCGAACAGCACGTGGATGCCCGAGGAAAGCTCGACCACCAGGGACCCGTCCCGGCTGGGCACGACGGAGTGAACCCGGGCCCGAACCCACGGGCTCATCCTCCCCACCACCGAGGCCGGGCCGGCCAGCACCCGGCGATCCCCGAGCGCCGTCATCAGCAACGGAAGTCGTGGGTCGTCGGACACGCGTTCCAGCACCATTCCGTCCGCGGCGACCAGAGCCCACCGCGAGCCCACCTTCACCTCGGCCGCGGGCGTGCGCTCCGTCACCGAAACTCGGACGGTGGACGGAAGCGACCGGGCCACGGTGGCCGAGGCGATCCAGCGGTTGGCCTCCAGGCGGTGGATGGCTGCGGCCGTGTCGAGCCACAGGACGTTCATGCCGGGCGCCAGGCCCGCCTCCCGCAACACCTGCGCCCGGTCAAGGTGCGACGCGCCGGACACCTCGATGGTGCGAGCCCGGAACAGCGGTGAGTTCGCCACGCCCCAGCCGCCGGCCGCGATGACGGCCACGGCCGCGATGACGGACGCCCACCGTGGGATCCGGCGCCGGGGCTGGAGCTTCCTCGGATCGCCCTTCGGATCTTTCCCCGGATCTTTCCTCGGATCTTTCGTGGGCGCTTCAGCGGATCGCGAGATCGAACTCCCCCACAAGGTGCACCTCCGGCTCCAGCGTGGTCCCGTAGCGCTCCCCCACCCGTCGCTGGATCAGGCGGATGAGCGTCACCACGTCCGCCGCCCGCGCTCCCGGCGACGTGACGATGAAGTTCGCGTGCTTCGTCGAGACGGTGGCCCCACCGACCCCGGTGCCCTTCAGGCCGAGGTCCTCGATCATCCGGGCAGCGTGCCCGTCGGGCGGGTTCTTGAACACGCTTCCGCAGTTGGGCTCCGCCAGGGGCTGGGTGGCTCGCCGCCATTCCCGAGCCTCCTCCATCAGATGGCGGATCTCGCCTCGTTCCCCCTGTTGCAGGGCGACCGTCGCCGCCACGACCACGCCGTCATCGGGCAGCGACGACCCGCGGTACCGGAAGCCCGCGTCGGGGGCCGGCACCGTTCGCGTCGATCCCGAGCGGAGGGAGAACACCTCGATCTGCTCGAGGACCTCGTCCAGCGAGTGGCCGTGCGCCCCGGCGTTCATCCGCACGGACCCGCCGAGCGACGCGGGGATGGCCACGCCGAACTCCAACCCGGCCAGCGTGTGTGCGAGCGCGACGCCCGACAGCGCGGGGAGCGGCATGGAGCCGCCGGCGGTCAGCCGCGTCCCCGCCCGCGCCGTCCACCGGAAGCCCTTGCCCAGGCGGAGGACCAGGCCGGGGAACCCGGCGTCGGCCACCAGCACGTTCGAGCCCTTCCCGAGGACCGCGAACGGGACGCCCGTCTCCCGTACGGCGTGACTGGCCGCGGCCAGGTCGTCGAAGGACTGCGGCTCGAGGAACAGCGCGGCCGGACCGCCGATGCGAAACGTCGTCAGGGGGGCCAGCGAGAAGCCGGTGCGAAGCCGCTCGCCGCACGCGGCTCGCAGGATGGCCTCGGCCCGGGCGATGGCGCCCCTTCCCTCGTTCATGCGGTCCCCAAGATCCGCTCCAGCGTCTCCTCCGCCACCATCGTGACGTCCCCCGCACCGAGCGTGAGCACCAGGTCGCCCGGACGCACCTCGTGCGCCAGGAACGGAGCGACGTCGGAGCGCCGGGGCAGGTACACCACGCGCCTGGAGGGGAGGGCCTCCGTCAGCGCCTCCACCACCAGCTTGCCGGTCACCCCGGGGATGGGGGTCTCGCCGGCGCCGTACACGTCCGTCACCACCACCAGGTCGGCCCGCTCCAGGCTCTCTCCCAGCTCGCGCCACATCGCGGCCGTCCGCGTGTACCGATGGGGCTGGAACACCGCGACGACGCGGCGGTACCCGGGCGGCGTCGCGGCCAGCGTCGCCGCGACCTCGGTGGGGTGGTGCGCGTAGTCGTCAACGAACTCGGCTCCGCGGCCGACCCCGCGGAACTCGAACCGGCGGCGGACGCCCGAGAACGAACGAAGCGCCTCGGCGGCCTGCTCGGGCGCAACGCCGGCGACCCGCGCCGCCAGGACGGCACCGCACGCGTTCAGGAGGTTGTGCACGCCGGGCACGCGAAGGCGCAGCTCGACCCGGGACCCGTCGAGCTCCATGGTCCCGAGTG
This window encodes:
- the murB gene encoding UDP-N-acetylmuramate dehydrogenase, translated to MNEGRGAIARAEAILRAACGERLRTGFSLAPLTTFRIGGPAALFLEPQSFDDLAAASHAVRETGVPFAVLGKGSNVLVADAGFPGLVLRLGKGFRWTARAGTRLTAGGSMPLPALSGVALAHTLAGLEFGVAIPASLGGSVRMNAGAHGHSLDEVLEQIEVFSLRSGSTRTVPAPDAGFRYRGSSLPDDGVVVAATVALQQGERGEIRHLMEEAREWRRATQPLAEPNCGSVFKNPPDGHAARMIEDLGLKGTGVGGATVSTKHANFIVTSPGARAADVVTLIRLIQRRVGERYGTTLEPEVHLVGEFDLAIR
- a CDS encoding FtsQ-type POTRA domain-containing protein; protein product: MAVIAAGGWGVANSPLFRARTIEVSGASHLDRAQVLREAGLAPGMNVLWLDTAAAIHRLEANRWIASATVARSLPSTVRVSVTERTPAAEVKVGSRWALVAADGMVLERVSDDPRLPLLMTALGDRRVLAGPASVVGRMSPWVRARVHSVVPSRDGSLVVELSSGIHVLFGNASDIAVKDQALAGILRWVSSSGTKVGYVDLRAPLAPAVGSGDAPPASPRAGASPSPTPAADTGA